GAAATTGTTGAGACCATTCTCAATCAAGTTCGAGAAAGGAACGTTCGGTGCGAAGAGAAACTTTTCATTGCTTTGATTCAGCATTATGCTAAGGCCAATTTGATGGAGAAAGCAATTGAGATTTTTGACAAGATTCCATCTTTCAATTGTGAACGGACGCGTCAGTCCTTCAATGCTCTCCTTAATGTTCTTGTCGATGGTGGTCGGTTTTCTGATGCAAGAGCGGTTTTTGATCGTTCCTCTAAGATGGGTTTTCGTCCAAATTCGATTTCTTTCAATATAATGATCAAGGGTTGGCTTGAGGAAGGTGAATGGGAAGAAGCGTGTAAGGTGTTCGATGAAATGCTTGAGAGAAAAGTTGAGCCTAGTGTTGTGACTTATAATAGTTTGATTGGCTATTTGAGTAAAAAAGGTGAGTTGGATAGATCTTTGGGCTTGCTTGAGGAGATGATCAAGAAAGGAAAACATCCTAATGTTGTGACATATGCAATGATAATGGAAGGTTTGTGTTTGTTGGGAAAGTATTCGGAAGCAAAGAAGATGATGTTTGATATGGATTATCGAGGGTGTAAACCAAAGCTTGTGAACTTTGGTATTTTGATGACTGATCTTGGAAAAAGAGGTAAGATTGAGGAGGCAAGAGCTTTAGTTAGTGAGATGAAGAAAAGGAAGTTTAAACCTGATGTTGTGAGCTATAATATATTGATAAATTATCTGTGCAAGGAAGGTAAGGCAATGGAGGCATATAAAATTTTGATGGAAATGCAAGTTGAAGGTTGTGAACCAAATGCAGCTACATACAGGATGATGGTTGATGGGTTTTGCAGGGTGGGCGATTTCGAAGGTGGTTTGAAGGTTTTGAATGCAATGCTGAGAACTAGACACTGTCCTCGTTTGGAATCGTTTAGATGTTTAGTGATAGGTTTAGTGAAGTGTGGTAAGCTTGAAGATGCTTGTTTTGTTCTTCGGGAGATGAGAAAGAAAGATATGGAATTCGATTGTGAAGGATGGGAAGCTGTGGTTGTAGAATTGTGTGGTGGTGATGTGGTTTCATGTAGCATGGTAACTGAACTAATTTCTGCAGCCTAGCAGTGTGACATGAATAGAATTTTAGTTTCACTAAAATTACTAACTATGTTTGCAAGAAAAACTCATATTGCTATCCTTTGGCCTAGATGAGTGTTACAAAGATGGATGGAACTTTTGATTAGTGATGTGAAAGGGAAAAGTGATAACAAAATTGCAGTCCTTTGGAGATGAAATaagtgttttcttttttctactAATTGTGGCCATTGCAAATTGCAAAGCCAGTAAGTGTTGAAATTTTTAACTTCACAATACTTGTGTTGATACAGGATTATTGCATACAAAATAATCAGAGAATGAACTCTTTTTCATTGGATACACAATTGAAACCAAGTATGCCTCTGGTTTATGACTGGGAGGGAGGcattgatgaaaaaaaaaaaaattatggtatcacacacacatacacacgTGTATTAGTAGTTAAATAACTTTTGTGAATagatttactttatttttttccaCTTTAAAGACTAAATGACATTTTTTTCTTGCTTGGCAAACCCCATGTATACTTGTTTCATTTTTCTGAAAGAAAATAGTAAAGTATCATTATTCTATGGTGATCATGTATTAGAGTAATAACTATGACTATGAGCTAGGAGCTTGTGTGCTTTGATACCACATTACATTATTCTAATCTCCTAAAAGCCAGCTTTTTGAGGGAGTCAGCCACTAATTTCACTAACAGATACAAATTTTACTTCTTTGATACACTTGGAAGAATAACTTTGACAAATTGCTGAGTCTAGTCTTGTAACATTTCTAGAAGAAAATTCTTTTAGTATTATACAAGTAATTTATCCTTAAGACTCAACTAGAGAGAAGCAAAAGCTTTTCAAAATGGATAAATGTATTGACTCCTATGTTTCTCTCATTTTAACATGAACTGCCTTACCAAGCTTGAGAATCTGAGTTACCTATTACAGTTTTCAGACATATAAAGTAATTAAAGAAATAGCTCCAAATGGACTGAATTCATTTGGGACCACTCATAATATTAGTAGGACACACTTCACGTGCTCATCAGAAGGGTCTGTCCTAGAAATAGTCTAGTGCACTACTACAAACATATGGTGTAACAATATGCACAGAACATGTCATTTAGCTCTATTTTTCATTTGCCTTAACTTTCTTTGTGATGACATTTTCAATGCTTTGCTGGCTTTTATGTTTTTGAGTTTTCATGTTCTTCTTTTATATAGTTGTGTTCAATACTTGTCCAAATTCATCAAAGAGTGTGATTATGTTAGTTACTCAATAATTGTatcagtagtagtagtagtagtagtagtagtagtagtaaattcaaataatcaatatatcattaaatatctaattattTCAGCCACTTAAAATGAACCAGAGACTTCTATTATAAACTTACTTTTATAATGCGTTTGGATCCATGTagattttgaagacatggacaaCACATACAAAGTCTCAATTAATACCAAGTTATTACCAAAACTTGTAAGACAATACCATGTGATGCATACAAGTTTATGCTTCTTCTATTCATTTTAAGCCACCAAATTTCCTCTGTATTACCCACTTGTTCCATATTTTGGTGTATTTCACTTCTCACCCCCCTTTACATTCTCTTTCTATAAATACACAAACATACAATCAtccaaaccaaaaaaaaacctcacttttctcttctttctcttaAATCACTAGTGAACTTTCAACCACTTCCTCACTCTACATATACTCAAATGGCTATTAAATTAGGTTCCATTATGCAAACCaagaaaaacaacaacaaatcaaCTAATATCCCAAAAGGGTATATGGCAGTGTATGTTGGAGAAGAGCAAAAGAAGAGGTTTTTGGTACCTGTATCATTTCTAAAAGAGCCTGCATTTCAAGAACTGTTGGCTATGGCAGAAGAGGAGTTTGGATACAACCACCCAATGGGTGGTCTCACCATTCCTTGCCCAGAAAAGATCTTCATCAACCTTACTTCTCAGCTAAATTGGTCTTAGTTTCCATGTCAGCACCATTGAAAAGTCAAACCCAGCTGAGAAAGAAGTACATGCAAACAGCTTCTGAAAAAACCTTTAAGAACAAGATGACCATGCACACTCATTTTTTTGGTTCTCTGAGGCCCCTAACGGCTATATCAATATATCTGTATCTCAGGATGAAAAGTTTTCTTCAACTTTGTTgatgtttcatttttttttttaactatcttTCTGAGGATATGAAAGAGAAGAAGCCCTTTTGAtgtttttttctctcttgaagtGTAGATGAGATTTGTAATGGCAATGGCTGCCATTGCAGTGCCTATGAAGCTTGAAAGCTTgtggttatttttttatttgccaAAGTTTTGTAACTCTTCAATAAAATAATTGAAGTCCAAGCTTTTCTTACCAATGTAAAATCTAAGTACGTTTCAATAGTAATGCTTTGCATTTCATGCGAAAGTAACAATCTTGAATTGTctattttggtttttttttttagcaccaaaaaaaaaatttaaagcatgtttgatattgttttctgtttttatgttttcaaaaaattacttttataaatgagaacaaaaaaataatttttgaagtttttaaaatacaaatcacgtttggttttaaaacagaaaataatattttgttgttttcaaaattcttgttttttgagactttattttctgaaaactgttttaaaaaaaaaaatagctaaatAAGCCTAATTGTTTTCAcaaaataattttctgttttttaaacaaaaaaacagTTATTTAATTATGATGTCAAGTATACACTTAATTTTCTTACTTAAATtctaacatataaaaataatttagtttagtatcaaaataaaaaaggccttggaacatattttttttggttaaagtGAACTATATTTTAACTGTATATTACTTATTTGGAGATGCTCTTATTGCCTGACTAAAAACTTTCAAGTGTcactaaaaaaattcttttttaatgagtaatttgtagtataaatacttaagtttaatttttaacggtaataatataatttaaaattcctGCAGATATTTGGTCATTGCATGTTAAGTAAAATTGCCACGCGACAATCTCTAATTGGTTcagatcattaaatttttatttttttaaaaaaaaataatttaaatataacaataaaaaataacacgtAAATTATAACTTGACATTTAACGATCAAGACTTACagaattctaaaaatataacatagatattattacggtcaaaaattaaatttaattatttttttgtaaccgaaaattaaacttaaatatttataccgcaaattactctttttcTAATTTAAATATGTCATAATAGTTGTTACCCTCTAAATTAAGAACATTAAAGAACAATGTAGCATATCTTGTAATGGAAATGGTATATAAACTTCATTtgctactatttttttaaaaccaaaGATTTAGCTGTAGAACATTTCTGAAAAGAAAGTAGGCATCCTGGTCAGATCACAGTTGGCCCATATGACCCTATATATTAGATACAAATAAAGTCTGTCCCCTGCTTAGAAATTAGAATGGCCAGCCACATAATATTATTGTTGACCATTTATCTAACAGAAGAGAAAAACCATTgtcaatttttacaaaattaggTAGTATTTggcattaatatattataagcttcaataaatcacaaactacATTGGGGTGAGTTTCATCAGAATAGACAGTCCCATATGATGTTTTAGGTGCTGATGTTTCCCTCCACATAATGACATAAATAATATCActgtacaaaataataataataataataataataataataatgtatgtgCACAGAAACTACACCAAatcaatatatacatttatggcAAGTTTTTTAACTAGTTTAAAGTAACTTGACAGGAATTGTAATGATAATCAAAATGCTCATTACCTTGTTTGCTTTAACTTTTTAAGTTATGTAATCTATTAtggttaagaaaaaaaaaaacaaacaatgcaATGATCATTATAATTACACCCCATtacaaaactaatataatattatcataaaaatataacaaaagaaACTCACAAGTCCATTCTATCTTTCATTTaaactaggtgaatgtacgtgccggGCCACGtattgatagttttatttaagattttagtctttttaagattttgaatatattttatttttaaagatttcaaattttttgtttgaaaaaattaaatatttatatttgaaatattatttaataatgtattaaaaataatattagtgtaattataaaattgtaaataaatttattattggagtagtagattattctatttagttctttttttaacataacattataatgtaagtttatatttataaatattctgtaaagtgttaatattatatgaacatctgcATTTATAAAGCTATAAAGTAggtcaatgacagaagtggtatatctgcaatcacacaaagatagaagtggtatttctgctaaaccatgacacttgaATCATCGGGGCGAATTAACACCAaccaataagaaagaaaaaaaaaaacagagaacggTTTCAAAGTGGAGTATTGTGTTTAATATATGAGTTTGCACGATCATATTTAGAACAATTACAAATAATGAGAAAGTAGATACAGaattaaatctaatcaaatttaaatttaaatagtatatgatttagatatttttaattaatctatttaatatttaataattatttagtcaaaaaaaaatatctacaaacatcatagtgaaaaaaataaattaacaataaaaaaaatagttatccttatataatagaaaaatagaaaaattaaattttatcatcaattaaaattaataattatacgtGTATAATCAATAGgttaaaaaaaagagtattgacctatattatagatagatatatagattatgGAGTGTAAACACTTGACTACATTTGATGACTCTCTATTGCCAAAAATTTCTTTACATtagaatagaaaaaaaattaataaagcaattaaaaagaataacatCACATTATGCATaggaatcaaaaaaaaataaagatttttttaaaaaaataaataaaaaaaaattattaatattctcccaagataggtttgttagagagatatatggttaagatgatttttttaatttaaaaagagattattaatatttaaaagattgtttaattttttgggtttaattattgggtttatttgttaacgggagataaaacctaatcgttaaatttaacagaatattcttttttatttttaagtatattctgttaaaccaagaaatgtcgttagatagaCAATAACATCACATTATGCATAggaatcaaaaaaaataaagatgtttttaaaaaataaataaaaaaaattattaatattctcccaagataggtttgttagagaaatatatggttaagatgatttttttaatttaaaaagagattattaatatttaaaagattgtttaattttttgggtttaattattaggtttatttgttaacgggagatcaaatctaatcgttaaatttaacagaatattcttttttatttttaagtatattctgttaaaccaagaaatggcattagatagacacttttaatatataaagatattttataattttataattataaaaataaaagtaaaagagATATTTTAGTCAATATACATTGTATTCCGTTACATTACCACACCAAATTAAACACAATAATGTTGACCACAATACTCATTCCAACACCAAACCAAATATTATAATCAATTCTAATTACGATTCTTATTTCCATTGCCATTATTATTACCGTTGCGCCAAAACAAACATCACCTAAGTGTGTGCGATGTTTTAGGATAGTTTTTATGTAAATATATCATTACCAAACAAAATATTCCGATAcaacttaatatatttatttatttttgttaataacagcttaacatatttatatattgtatactATGCTCATATTTTCCATTTTCATCTcttatctctctctatataaatattatacatGTAATTAGTTACATTAATGTGTCCAAGACAATAGTCAAATTAACTAATGATTAAAAGATATCTTTTAAAACAAGACAAATGAGTAAGAAATTTGATGCTGAATCCCAATATAAGACCAAAATTGTCGATGTTATCAAATAAAGTTAAAACATGAAAGTAAAACATGCATAGGCCAGCCTCTGCCAAGCTACACAATatgcatattatatattattatgttatgATTGCCAACTTTACTGACTGAAAATTAAATCACATTGAAGCAATTGAAAGACAAAGGAACTGATAACATCGAGGAAAATATCTGCTAAACAAGTTGTCATGTAAGCAAATAtagaatataaatattatattttatatatgtataaaagatGAAATTACCATTGTGAATTAAGAAGTGATGAGCATGGAGGGACACAGGTTGATGGGGTTGTGTCTGATTGTGTTGATGGTGGTGCTAAGCAGTGGTGCCTTGACAGAAGCTTTGAAGAGTGAAAAACTATGCAGCCAATGCTCCAAATGTGAATCAAGTAAATGCCCTCCAAGTGAAGCCTACCCCCACATGACAGCTTTTGATGATTCTCTTATTGTTGCTGCTTTACAATCAGATTATGTAGCTTTAAATGATAGAGGAGTTTACTCAGTACCTAACATCAAAGGTGGTCAATCTACAAAATACAATGTCTATTTTGGTTGGGGTTCAACTTCTGGATCAGCTTCAGGCTACCACAGGTAAAGATATTGAATCGCTATTAATCTCGGTAAAATAACAAAGTACTTAACTAAGCCTAGGCCGTTTCATTCCATTGTAGGTTTAACAATTACATGGACAAGTGCTCTGATGAGGATACTTATCTGACAGTGGACAAGCATGGCAAAGTGAGCATGCGTAAGTTGAGCTCGTTGCATAGCTTAGCTGAGGCCGATTGGAAATCAATTAATCCCCCAAAGAAATTAGACCACCGAGAATTACGATTCTGGGTATCCAACGCTACAGGAAAATGCCTAACTGTTTTTGGAggcaaaacaaagaaaagaactgtAGGTGTAGCTGACTGCAAGTTTGATGGCTCGAATCTTGGACAGCTTTTCGCCTTTCGCTTTCATTACCATAATGCCTTTTGTTGTTGCGGAGTTCACAACATCTAAGTTCACccccacaatatatatattacatttgtTGTGACATGCATTCTAAACTATTATGCCAAGCAAACTCCTCAACTTCCAAAGTTGAGACATATATGAGCTTACAATATACCTTTTCATGTTCtgatataaagaaaaattcCACTGAGGTCCAGACAATATAATGAACGGAATAAATAGTTGTTTACCTCATTACACTTGCATCAAATCAACATGAAAACTCTCCAGATTTTGAtcatttaaaatgttaaatgtaattaaaaatgaaacatAGACTTGAGCATAAGTTAACTGGCATGCTTTACCTTACTGATTCATATATGAATCTCCCCATCATGTTTTTGGTGATGCTGTTAAAATTAAGAACAAAGTGCTAAAGAAGCTACATAAAACTTTTTGGTTTACTCTGTATAGTAAGTATACTTGCAAACTATGTAACTGGACAACAAAAATTTCCTACGAGTTCATTCGTTTATTGGAACAGATAGAAAACTACAATATACGAAAGCAACTTTCCTACAAAAATGGATTTTCTGTATAAAGGGATATATAGGTGAAGAAACAACATATCACTGTGAGATCATACATAACCTAGGAAACTTCTAATGAACCAATGGCTAATGACAATTATCAGTTACCATCAGTCATAAGTTGGGCAGTAATTGAAACTGAAGGAATTGCTTCCTCACTAGCTACCACAGTCTTCAAACAAGGAGGCTTTGCTGCTCCATAATAATAGTATGCCATTATCTTTGAAAGCTCGTCTGCAGTTCGCATTTCTGGAAAAACAGCCAAAGAATATTTGAGAATCATACAATAAAAAGAACAG
This Cannabis sativa cultivar Pink pepper isolate KNU-18-1 chromosome 6, ASM2916894v1, whole genome shotgun sequence DNA region includes the following protein-coding sequences:
- the LOC115725161 gene encoding pentatricopeptide repeat-containing protein At1g07740, mitochondrial; protein product: MKLIQSNLVRRLYSLIHSQSYRTIRFDGAKPRPQPERRRPSSSKIRNPTPFVSDVKQVNDPDEALSLFHEYTQMGFKHEYSSYSALIYKLARFGNFEIVETILNQVRERNVRCEEKLFIALIQHYAKANLMEKAIEIFDKIPSFNCERTRQSFNALLNVLVDGGRFSDARAVFDRSSKMGFRPNSISFNIMIKGWLEEGEWEEACKVFDEMLERKVEPSVVTYNSLIGYLSKKGELDRSLGLLEEMIKKGKHPNVVTYAMIMEGLCLLGKYSEAKKMMFDMDYRGCKPKLVNFGILMTDLGKRGKIEEARALVSEMKKRKFKPDVVSYNILINYLCKEGKAMEAYKILMEMQVEGCEPNAATYRMMVDGFCRVGDFEGGLKVLNAMLRTRHCPRLESFRCLVIGLVKCGKLEDACFVLREMRKKDMEFDCEGWEAVVVELCGGDVVSCSMVTELISAA
- the LOC115725167 gene encoding auxin-responsive protein SAUR21 gives rise to the protein MAIKLGSIMQTKKNNNKSTNIPKGYMAVYVGEEQKKRFLVPVSFLKEPAFQELLAMAEEEFGYNHPMGGLTIPCPEKIFINLTSQLNWS